The nucleotide window CCAGGACCGGCAGCACGATCACCCCGGACTGCGCGCCGGACCACTTGCCCTTGCGCGCCACCGCCAGCCGGACGGCGGCATCCGTGAAGCCGTTCACCTCGGCCTCGCCGACCCGGTCCGCCTTGGCCGCGACGAGGAAGACGTGCATCCGGGACAGGGCCTTGAACTGGGCCTTGTAGCCGACCAGGCCGAGCTCCTCGTGGGTCACCGCGCAGCCGTCGCCGGCGAGCCGGTCCGCCAGCCCTTTGAGGTAGGTGTCCGCGTCGATCATGAGCCCGCCTTCTTCTTTCGCCGTTCCCGCCACGGGTCAGCACCCCTTGACTGTCGGCCCGGCCCTCGACCCGCACCACTATGTCGCAGACCCACCAGTAGCCCAAACCGTGGTCGCTCAGCGGACCGGCGCGGCGGAAGAGAACCAATCATGATCGACGCGGGTTTCGGCTCTGGCGTGGCGGAGGCGCGGTCAGTGCGCGGGAGTCTCCGGAGTGGTCGCCGGCACCCTGGGCAGCGAGATCAGCGGCAGCGACGTGCGGAACTGCCCGGGCGTCGCCGGCGCGGCGCCTTCCCGCCACGGGTCCCGATGGGCGGCGATCGACGCCCTCATCCGTTCATCGAGCCCGTCCGCATCGTCGACGATCACGTCGCGCAGCCGCTCGATGCCGATCCGCGGCACAAACGCGTACGTCCGCTCCAGCCAGTTCGCGTGTTCGCGGTAGTACTGCAGGAACCGCCCGGTCAGCCGGATCACCTCGTCGGCCGTGTCCACAGTGGCGAGCAGGTCGCCCTTGCGGACGTGGGCTCCGGCCGCACCGCCGACATAGATCTCCCAGCGGCCACCGTCGACGGCGACGACACCGAGATCCTTGACGTACGCCTCGGCGCAGTTCCGCGGACACCCGGTCACCGCGAGTTTGAGCTTGGCCGGGCTCTCCAGGCCCTGGAACCGGCTCTCGATCGCGATGCCCAGCGTGGTGGAGTCGCCGACCCCGAAGCGGCAGAAGTCCATGCCCACGCAGGTCTTCACGGTCCGGAACGACTTTCCGTACGCGTACCCGCTGGGCATGTCGAGGTCGGCCCAGACCGCGGGCAGGTCCTCCTTCCGTACGCCGAGCAGGTCGATCCGCTGCCCACCGGTGAGCTTGACCATGGGTACGCGGTACTTGTCGGCGACGTCGGCGATCCGGCGGAGCTGGTGCGGGGTGGTCACGCCGCCCTTCATCTGCGGTACCACGGAGAACGTGCCGTCACGCTGAATGTTCGCGTGCACCCGGTCGTTGATGAAGCGGGCGTCGCGCTCGTCGACGTACTCGTCGGCCCACATCATTCGTAGCAGCGACGCGAGGCCCATCTTCGAGCGGGCGTCCTCGGCGCCGGCGGGTGCGAGCGCGGCGAAGACCTCGGAGACCGACTTCAGCTCCATGTTCCGGATCGTGGTCATCAGCTCGGGCTTCGGCAGCGGGATGCCGGGCACGTACCACGAGACCGACTCGTCCTCCTCGACCTCGCCGCCGGCCGCCCATTCGACGATCTGCGCGACCAACGTCTTGCAGGAGCCGCAGCCCTTGCCGGCCCGGGTGGCGTCCGCGACGCCACCGACGGTCCGCACCCCGGCCTGTACGGCATCGACGATGGCTTGCTTGGTGACGCCGTTGCAGTTGCAGACCTGTGCCGAGTCGGCCAGCTCCGCCGCGGTGGTCTCGGCGTCCGGCGCGCCGAGGTCGAAGAGCAGCCGGATCCGCTCCTCCGGCAGCGGGGAGCCGCGGTCGAACGCCTGGACGAGGTAGCCGGCCTTGCTGACGTCGCCGAGCAGCGTTGCGCCGACCAGCCGCCCGTCCCGGATGATCACGCTCTGGTACACGCCGCGACGACGTTCGGCGAACACCACGGTCTCGTCGTCGTCCCGGTCCGGCTCCTTGAGGCCCATCGCGGCCACGTCGACGCCGGCGACCTTGAGCTTCGTGGCGGTGCGCGAACCGTGGTAGGCGGCGTCCGGGTCGGCGCCGGTGAGGTGGTCGGCCAGCACCCGGGCCTGCTCCCACAGCGGGGCGACCAGCCCGTACGTCTCGCCGCGGTGTTGGGCACACTCGCCGACCGCGTAGATGTCCGGCTCGTCCGTGCAGCGCAGCTGGTCATCGACGACGATGCCGCGCTCCACGTCCAGGCCGCTGCGTTCGGCCAGCGCCGCGCTCGGGCGGATGCCGGCCGCCACCACCACGACGTCGCAATCGATGGTCCGGCCGTCGGCGAGCTTGACGCCGCTGACCGCATCCTTGCCGAGAATCTCGGTGGTGCGGGCGCCGGTGACGACCTCGATGCCGAGCGCCTCGACGGATCGGCGCAGGATCGCCCCGGCCTGCGGATCGAGCTGCGCGTTCATCAGGTGGCCGGCCGAGTGGACGAGCGTGACGTGCGGCAGGTGCGATTGCAGCCCCCGGGCCGCCTCGAGACCGAGCAGGCCGCCACCGATCACGACCGCGCGCCGG belongs to Amorphoplanes digitatis and includes:
- the nirB gene encoding nitrite reductase large subunit NirB → MAKKLVVIGNGMAGARTVEEILDRGGADLFDVTMFGAEPYGNYNRILLSNVLCGIEDESGIFLNDMDWYAANRIDLHTGVRITRIDRFARTVVDELGRTTPYDKLIIATGSDAFVPKIAGLHRPGRGYHQGVFTFRTIDDTRGMIRYAREHRRAVVIGGGLLGLEAARGLQSHLPHVTLVHSAGHLMNAQLDPQAGAILRRSVEALGIEVVTGARTTEILGKDAVSGVKLADGRTIDCDVVVVAAGIRPSAALAERSGLDVERGIVVDDQLRCTDEPDIYAVGECAQHRGETYGLVAPLWEQARVLADHLTGADPDAAYHGSRTATKLKVAGVDVAAMGLKEPDRDDDETVVFAERRRGVYQSVIIRDGRLVGATLLGDVSKAGYLVQAFDRGSPLPEERIRLLFDLGAPDAETTAAELADSAQVCNCNGVTKQAIVDAVQAGVRTVGGVADATRAGKGCGSCKTLVAQIVEWAAGGEVEEDESVSWYVPGIPLPKPELMTTIRNMELKSVSEVFAALAPAGAEDARSKMGLASLLRMMWADEYVDERDARFINDRVHANIQRDGTFSVVPQMKGGVTTPHQLRRIADVADKYRVPMVKLTGGQRIDLLGVRKEDLPAVWADLDMPSGYAYGKSFRTVKTCVGMDFCRFGVGDSTTLGIAIESRFQGLESPAKLKLAVTGCPRNCAEAYVKDLGVVAVDGGRWEIYVGGAAGAHVRKGDLLATVDTADEVIRLTGRFLQYYREHANWLERTYAFVPRIGIERLRDVIVDDADGLDERMRASIAAHRDPWREGAAPATPGQFRTSLPLISLPRVPATTPETPAH